A part of Setaria viridis chromosome 8, Setaria_viridis_v4.0, whole genome shotgun sequence genomic DNA contains:
- the LOC117833865 gene encoding uncharacterized protein has product MSTTKASSSRPPRRGSRRPTNVLFNIDAVVGIHNSRTTAEDRTRNGKAIQVSFCLKRPPQPSTLYVYSSDLNRSLPPEILYSVDDLLLLRVNMGSGPCISRGRDYDYFVYRADSTRPSLELLRRPHPYLSCSSAGLLPRPDGHYTVAALNFTGTVHQFELHLFHSDTSTWISRMLSVDAPLDFPVKIPRNCGRLFDHHTTTVITIGGEGGTMGWVDLWRDILLCDVLVGQPSLRSMPIPLPSVEMSYNNGQGIELGSPVQRRGITFIRDKGCLRLVHLEMTEVWDDEEAGLTSIRVDDWALTTWSNKKMSSSLEDWHKESVVKASSIAIDPAISQVLEDTGLLRRPRENEAARNLQNLSMSLPSPCISGEDIVYLVAREKFMHPKAWILSVDMKNGRLRSAAYFCTRRYRGLDFIYCPSRMSKYMNPATTPVTVRKDAEE; this is encoded by the exons ATGTCCACTACCAAGGCGTCGTCCTCCCGGCCTCCGCGTCGAGGATCCCGACGGCCCACCAATGTCCTCTTCAACATCGACGCCGTCGTCGGCATCCACAACAGCCGCACCACCGCCGAAGATCGCACCCGGAATGGGAAGGCCATCCAGGTCTCTTTCTGCCTCAAGCGCCCACCGCAACCGTCCACACTCTACGTGTACAGCTCCGATCTGAACCGGTCCTTGCCCCCGGAGATCCTCTACTCGGTggacgacctcctcctcctccgcgtcaACATGGGGTCCGGGCCCTGTATCTCGCGTGGCAGGGACTACGACTACTTCGTCTACCGGGCCGACTCCACCCGTCCGTCGCTCGAGCTGCTGCGGCGCCCGCACCCCTAcctctcctgctcctccgccggcctccTTCCTCGTCCGGATGGCCATTACACCGTCGCCGCGTTGAATTTCACGGGCACCGTTCACCAGTTCGAGCTCCATTTGTTCCACTCCGACACCTCGACCTGGATCAGCAGGATGCTGTCGGTGGACGCGCCGCTGGACTTCCCGGTGAAAATTCCCAGGAACTGTGGCCGGCTTTTTGACCACCATACAACCACCGTGATCACCATCGGAGGTGAAGGTGGGACCATGGGATGGGTCGATCTTTGGCGTGACATCCTGCTCTGCGATGTGCTCGTCGGCCAGCCCTCCCTCCGCAGCATGCCGATTCCTTTGCCATCGGTGGAGATGAGCTACAACAACGGGCAGGGGATCGAGTTGGGCAGCCCAGTGCAACGCCGCGGCATCACCTTCATCAGAGACAAGGGATGTCTCAGACTTGTTCATTTGGAAATGACTGAGGTATGGGATGATGAAGAAGCAGGGTTGACTTCTATCAGAGTGGATGACTGGGCGCTCACCACATGGAGCAACAAGAAGATGAGCAGCTCCCTGGAGGATTGGCACAAGGAATCCGTGGTCAAAGCTTCAAGCATAGCGATTGACCCAGCGATTTCACAGGTTCTGGAGGACACCGGATTGCTGCGTAGACCACGGGAAAATGAGGCTGCAAGAAACCTGCAGAACCTCTCGATGTCTCTGCCCTCTCCTTGCATCAGTGGTGAAGATATCGTTTACTTGGTGGCCAGGGAGAAGTTTATGCACCCGAAGGCATGGATTCTTTCTGTTGACATGAAGAATGGCAGGCTACGGTCTGCAGCTTACTTCTGCACTCGAAGATACCGTGGTCTTGATTTCATCTATTGCCCTAGTAGAATGTCCAAGTACATGAATCCAGCCACTACCCCAG TAACAGTTCGGAAGGATGCTGAAGAATGA
- the LOC117834229 gene encoding uncharacterized protein, which yields MHLVLDSSSDDDNDDFLISITHVVVNANESDDETKHRGSIIGHQVLQRDRQTGHQRLYQDYFSDDPTYGHSYFRRRFRMRRTLFVRIWNAVEQHDEYFVQKRNAAGVLGLSSLQKLTAAFRMLTYGVAADATDDYIRIGESTAIESLRRFVSAVVEIFGDEYLRSPNEDDTARLLAIGESRGFPAEGQAPKVNYTINNNEYTMGYYLADGIYPSWATIVKSIPEPQGSKKKYFATAQEACRKDVERAFGVLQSRFAIVRGAARFWDQDTIGQIMRACAIMHNMIVEDERDEGDDLNYDGVGEKVNISHDETPELEEFIKNYRNIRDKDIHNQLQDDLIEHLWQHHPDLYK from the exons ATGCATCTAGTGTTGGATTCATCGTCagatgatgacaatgatgatTTCTTAATCTCTATTACTCATGTGGTCGTGAATGCGAATGAGTCCgatgatgaaacaaaacatcgTGGTTCTATCATAGGTCATCAAGTACTTCAGCGagatagacagacagggcatcAGAGGTTgtatcaagattatttttcagATGATCCTACGTACGGACATAGTTATTTCAGACGACG GTTTCGAATGAGGCGTACACTGTTTGTACGCATATGGAATGCCGTAGAGCAACATGATGAATATTTCGTTCAGAAAAGAAACGCTGCCGGTGTGCTTGGCCTTTCTAGTCTACAAAAGCTTACCGCAGCATTTCGGATGTTAACTTATGGAGTAGCAGCTGATGCTACAGATGATTATATCCGTATTGGTGAGAGTACTGCTATTGAGAGTCTGAGAAGGTTTGTCAGTGCTGTTGTTGAGATTTTTGGAGATGAGTACTTGAGATCACCTAATGAAGATGATACTGCTAGATTACTTGCCATTGGAGAGAGTAGAGGTTTTCCTG CTGAAGGTCAAGCTCCAAAGGTGAATTATACCATTAATAATAATGAATATACAATGGgttattatcttgctgatggcataTATCCCTCATGGGCTACAATTGTGAAGAGTATACCTGAACCACAAGGTAgcaagaagaaatattttgcaactgCCCAAGAAGCTTGTAGGAAGGACGTGGAACGAGCATTTGGGGTTTTACAGTCTCGTTTCGCTATCGTTAGGGGGGCAGCTCGATTTTGGGATCAAGACACCATCGGACAAATCATGAGGGCTTGTGCCATTATGCACAACATGATAGTTGAGGATGAGCGCGACGAGGGAGATGATTTAAATTATGATGGGGTGGGAGAAAAGGTGAATATTTCTCATGATGAAACACCTGAACTTGAGGAGTTTATTAAAAATTACAGGAATATAAGGGACAAAGATATTCACAATCAGCTTCAAGATGACCTCATTGAGCACCTGTGGCAACATCATCCAGACCTCTACAAATGA